A portion of the Micromonospora tarapacensis genome contains these proteins:
- a CDS encoding DoxX family protein: MTPVRSLARAMLSGIFVVSGARNFANPGRLAATAKPITDRVTPLLERADPRIPTDTETLIRANSAVQVGAGLMLATGRFTRPAALVLACTLIPVTLAGHPFWRNDDPIAKNNNQIHFLKNLGLFGGLLLAAADTEGRPGLRWRAGHRIGHSRRSVRRAVRTARREARIAVRSASTARRLPG; encoded by the coding sequence ATGACGCCCGTCCGATCCCTCGCCCGCGCCATGTTGAGCGGCATCTTCGTGGTCAGCGGCGCCCGCAACTTCGCCAACCCCGGCCGCCTGGCTGCCACGGCCAAGCCCATCACCGATCGGGTGACGCCCCTGCTGGAGCGGGCGGACCCGCGGATCCCCACGGACACCGAAACCCTGATCCGGGCCAACTCGGCGGTGCAGGTCGGCGCCGGGCTGATGCTGGCCACCGGGCGGTTCACCCGGCCGGCGGCCCTGGTGCTGGCTTGCACACTGATCCCGGTCACCCTCGCCGGGCACCCCTTCTGGCGCAACGACGATCCGATCGCGAAGAACAACAACCAGATCCACTTCCTGAAGAACCTCGGTCTCTTCGGTGGGTTGTTGCTCGCTGCGGCGGACACGGAGGGTAGGCCCGGGCTACGCTGGCGCGCCGGCCACCGGATCGGCCACTCCCGACGGTCGGTGCGCCGCGCCGTCCGGACCGCCCGTCGCGAGGCCCGGATCGCCGTCCGTTCCGCGTCCACGGCTCGGCGCCTCCCTGGCTGA
- a CDS encoding GNAT family N-acetyltransferase — MTTLRLRPEDPADTGAIRRVLAAAFARPDVAVPPEVRLVDELRGSDAWLAELAMVAEYGGEIVGYALLTRVVVCSDGRNVPALVLGPVAVAPHRQRIGLGASVVQAALEAATELGERLVVVLGDPAYYRRFGFTRADRLGLTSPWSGLGEPWQALVLPPTVSGGPPTPRGEVVFPPPWSKV, encoded by the coding sequence GTGACGACGCTGCGGCTGCGCCCAGAGGATCCGGCCGACACCGGCGCGATCCGTCGGGTGCTGGCCGCCGCCTTCGCCCGGCCCGACGTGGCCGTCCCGCCGGAGGTACGCCTCGTCGACGAACTGCGCGGCAGCGACGCCTGGCTTGCGGAGCTGGCGATGGTCGCCGAGTACGGCGGTGAGATCGTCGGCTACGCCCTGCTCACCCGGGTCGTCGTGTGCTCGGACGGGCGGAACGTGCCGGCGCTGGTGCTCGGGCCGGTGGCGGTGGCGCCGCACCGGCAGCGGATCGGGCTCGGCGCCTCGGTGGTGCAGGCCGCCCTGGAGGCGGCGACCGAGCTCGGCGAGCGGCTGGTGGTGGTGCTCGGTGACCCGGCCTACTATCGGCGCTTCGGCTTCACCCGGGCCGACCGGTTGGGTCTGACCAGCCCGTGGTCGGGGCTGGGCGAGCCGTGGCAGGCGCTGGTCCTGCCGCCGACGGTCAGCGGCGGGCCGCCCACCCCGCGCGGCGAGGTGGTCTTCCCACCGCCGTGGTCGAAGGTCTGA
- a CDS encoding molybdenum cofactor biosynthesis protein MoaE, producing the protein MVTVIGSVSEQALDLAAHEAAVADRRAGAVVSFAGVVRDHDHGRAVTSLEYEGHPSAEKVLREVADEIAADPDVYAVAVSHRIGPLAIGDVALVAAVSTAHRAAAFAACARLVDEVKARLPIWKRQVFADGTEEWVNCP; encoded by the coding sequence ATGGTGACCGTGATCGGCAGCGTCTCCGAACAAGCGCTGGATCTCGCCGCGCACGAGGCGGCGGTCGCCGACCGCCGGGCCGGCGCGGTGGTCTCGTTCGCCGGTGTGGTCCGCGATCACGACCACGGTCGGGCGGTGACCAGTCTGGAGTACGAGGGTCACCCGAGCGCCGAGAAGGTGCTGCGGGAGGTGGCCGACGAGATCGCCGCCGACCCCGACGTGTACGCGGTGGCCGTGTCGCACCGGATCGGTCCGCTCGCCATCGGGGACGTGGCCCTGGTGGCGGCGGTCAGCACCGCGCACCGGGCTGCCGCCTTCGCGGCCTGCGCGCGCCTGGTGGACGAGGTGAAGGCCCGACTGCCGATCTGGAAGCGGCAGGTCTTCGCCGACGGCACCGAGGAATGGGTCAACTGCCCCTGA
- a CDS encoding glycosyltransferase 87 family protein, with the protein MPTIVGRGLDRLATVRRVTSGIDRRTVVRASIVAAVAYAAWLAIGAFGRPYNFFDMKIYHGAVVWWASGHELYEFVAPDTTLGFTYPPFAGLAMLPMAHLPVALAGLVNALVSIVALALVLAALLRPVVDRLGWPLWYTVAIATPLAVAIEPTRETLGYGQVNLLLFALVIADLIALRWRSRRGSHQAENDGPLLRFFYSGAWAGVGIGLATAVKLTPALFIFYLMITRQWRVAATATGTAIGVTIGSFGIVGAESRAYFGSVLWQTERVGAADMTPNQSLAGLLARLYDSIETPGLLWLAFSVLVLALGLSRASNAHADGDELTAFTLVGLTANVISPISWTHHLVWVIPAIIVLADAAVRRREASRGPALRAVPGPYGGPPGVSTLRTPIWYPTLTGLRHGVAALVLYLLFLISPIWPYEHQLPEVSHYQDGLFGALMENSLALALILLVAALPWRPGAEPAFHTDRMARASMLYGRR; encoded by the coding sequence ATGCCGACGATCGTCGGTAGAGGGCTGGACCGCCTCGCCACAGTCCGTCGCGTAACGAGTGGGATCGATCGTAGGACAGTCGTACGGGCCAGCATCGTGGCCGCCGTCGCCTACGCCGCATGGCTCGCCATCGGTGCATTCGGGCGTCCGTACAACTTCTTCGACATGAAGATCTACCACGGCGCGGTGGTCTGGTGGGCGAGCGGTCACGAGCTGTACGAGTTCGTCGCGCCCGACACGACCCTGGGTTTCACCTACCCACCCTTCGCCGGCCTTGCCATGCTGCCGATGGCGCACCTACCGGTCGCCCTGGCCGGCCTGGTGAACGCCCTGGTCAGCATCGTCGCACTGGCCCTGGTGCTGGCGGCCCTGCTGCGCCCGGTCGTCGACCGGCTGGGCTGGCCGCTGTGGTACACGGTGGCCATCGCCACGCCGCTCGCGGTGGCCATCGAGCCCACCCGGGAAACCCTCGGCTACGGGCAGGTCAACCTACTGCTGTTCGCCCTGGTCATCGCCGACCTGATCGCGCTGCGGTGGCGTTCGCGCCGGGGCAGCCACCAGGCCGAGAACGACGGCCCGCTGCTGCGGTTCTTCTACAGCGGAGCATGGGCCGGCGTGGGCATCGGCCTGGCCACCGCGGTCAAGCTGACCCCCGCCCTGTTCATCTTCTATCTGATGATCACGCGACAGTGGCGGGTGGCCGCAACCGCCACCGGTACCGCCATCGGCGTAACGATCGGCAGCTTCGGCATCGTCGGGGCCGAGTCCCGCGCCTACTTCGGCAGCGTGTTGTGGCAGACCGAACGGGTCGGCGCAGCCGACATGACACCCAACCAGTCCCTGGCCGGCCTGCTGGCCCGGCTCTACGACTCGATCGAGACCCCCGGGCTGCTCTGGCTCGCCTTCTCCGTGCTGGTGCTGGCCCTCGGCCTGTCCCGGGCGTCCAACGCCCACGCCGACGGTGACGAGCTGACCGCGTTCACGCTTGTGGGCCTGACCGCCAACGTGATCAGCCCGATCTCCTGGACGCACCACCTCGTCTGGGTGATCCCGGCCATCATCGTGCTGGCCGACGCCGCGGTGCGCCGCCGCGAGGCCAGCCGGGGACCGGCCCTGCGCGCCGTGCCGGGGCCGTACGGCGGCCCGCCGGGGGTGTCCACGCTCCGCACGCCGATCTGGTATCCGACGCTGACCGGGCTCCGGCACGGCGTCGCCGCGCTCGTGCTCTACCTGCTCTTCCTGATCTCCCCGATCTGGCCGTACGAACACCAGCTGCCCGAGGTCTCCCACTACCAGGACGGCCTGTTCGGCGCGCTGATGGAGAACTCCCTGGCACTGGCCCTGATCCTGCTGGTCGCCGCGCTGCCCTGGCGGCCCGGCGCCGAACCCGCCTTCCACACCGACCGGATGGCCCGCGCCTCGATGCTGTACGGACGGCGGTAG
- a CDS encoding metallophosphoesterase, whose protein sequence is MFAVLGFVATLALVTGLIHLYLWKRLVKDTTTAGRWRRAGTVTSVVLALLVPATMVGTQAGMYWLAWPGYLWLALMFYLLVLLVALEVPMVVTRLVLRRRSAVAAPEPVLVGSPGPAPSTGGPAATNGPTATAGPTATDVPADPPAAGAVGPDHDPGRRLLLARGAAIFAGLTATGLVGYGVRTAMGPPQLDRVQIPLAKLPRSMDGLRIATVSDIHIGPLRGRAHTEQIVAAINRLEVDIVAVVGDLVDGTVTELGGAAAPLRGLRSRHGSYFVTGNHEYYSGVEEWVTEVDRLGLRVLQNQRLEIAARGGVLDLAGVNDVSAAGSGVSAPPDYGAALGDRDPSRPVVLLAHQPVAALEAAKYGVDLQLSGHTHGGQMVPFNLLVQLEQPVVSGLGEVDGTKVYVTNGAGFWGPPVRVGAEPQITLVELRSA, encoded by the coding sequence GTGTTCGCGGTACTCGGCTTCGTGGCCACCCTTGCCCTGGTCACCGGGCTCATCCATCTCTACCTGTGGAAGCGGCTGGTCAAGGACACCACGACGGCGGGGCGCTGGCGGCGGGCCGGCACGGTCACCTCGGTGGTGCTGGCGCTGCTCGTACCAGCGACCATGGTCGGCACCCAGGCCGGGATGTACTGGCTCGCCTGGCCCGGCTACCTCTGGCTCGCGCTGATGTTCTACCTGCTGGTGTTGCTCGTGGCGCTGGAAGTTCCGATGGTGGTGACGCGACTGGTGCTGCGCCGCCGGTCGGCGGTGGCCGCGCCGGAGCCGGTCCTGGTCGGCTCGCCCGGGCCGGCGCCGTCGACCGGTGGGCCGGCCGCGACCAATGGGCCGACGGCGACCGCTGGGCCGACGGCGACCGACGTCCCGGCCGACCCGCCGGCCGCCGGGGCGGTCGGTCCGGACCACGATCCGGGGCGGCGCCTGCTGCTCGCCCGGGGCGCCGCGATCTTCGCCGGACTCACCGCCACCGGGCTGGTCGGCTACGGTGTACGCACCGCGATGGGGCCGCCACAGCTGGACCGGGTGCAGATCCCGCTGGCCAAGCTGCCCCGCAGCATGGACGGCCTGCGCATCGCCACCGTCTCCGACATCCACATCGGGCCGCTGCGTGGCCGGGCGCACACCGAGCAGATCGTCGCCGCGATCAACCGTCTGGAGGTCGACATCGTCGCCGTGGTCGGTGACCTGGTCGACGGCACGGTGACCGAGTTGGGTGGGGCCGCGGCGCCGCTGCGTGGCCTGCGTTCCCGCCACGGCAGCTACTTCGTCACCGGCAACCACGAGTACTACTCCGGCGTGGAGGAGTGGGTGACCGAGGTCGACCGGCTCGGCCTGCGGGTGCTCCAGAACCAGCGGCTGGAGATCGCCGCTCGCGGCGGCGTGCTCGACCTGGCCGGGGTCAACGACGTCTCCGCGGCGGGCAGCGGCGTCTCGGCGCCGCCGGACTACGGCGCCGCCCTGGGCGACCGGGATCCGTCCCGGCCGGTGGTGTTGCTCGCCCACCAGCCGGTGGCCGCGCTGGAGGCCGCGAAGTACGGCGTCGACCTGCAACTGTCCGGCCACACGCACGGCGGCCAGATGGTCCCCTTCAACCTGCTGGTCCAGCTGGAACAGCCGGTGGTCTCCGGGCTGGGTGAGGTGGACGGGACGAAGGTCTACGTCACCAACGGCGCCGGCTTCTGGGGCCCGCCGGTGCGGGTCGGCGCGGAGCCACAGATCACCCTCGTCGAGCTCCGCTCGGCATAG
- a CDS encoding polysaccharide pyruvyl transferase family protein: MTRVLLRSAKDPFTPVSPELSLALYTRGIFGRNVGNLVFTEAVHKLISVPGTEVVSNSFLSERPGVDQAYVDRVNEQFDLFVVPLANAFRLSFLENLKRLTWVIEKLRIPVVVIGVGVHGGVGSLDNPFPPPTDELRVAVRRFVRAVLDKSATIGVRGEFTAAYLAELGFGDDVVDVVGCPSLFRYGPDLQVNKRVAALTRESRFTINISPYVRLMDEVGTRHAKRYPNMVYLPQGEEVLELLLWGTHPEKVRSKLPHHTGHQLYREDRIRFFVDTWTWMRYLAEQEFSFGTRIHGNIVALSAGTPAYVLAHDSRTLELARYHDIPHSLVPDLTPEIDAADLYAQADYTAFNAGHAQRWDRFASFLERNGIEHVFQPGKADPGYDERLDAVGLPPAVTTLMTTDPEARKRITARVAELYSLGGLPALRKAHKPQHPFPHTAATSEGKVPAARRPLPAAVRRLPVPVRSALRHSRALANRLRRQP, from the coding sequence ATGACCCGTGTCCTGCTGCGCTCTGCCAAGGACCCTTTCACCCCGGTCAGCCCGGAGCTCTCCCTCGCTCTGTACACGCGGGGCATTTTCGGGCGGAACGTCGGAAACCTCGTCTTCACGGAGGCAGTGCACAAGCTCATCAGCGTACCGGGGACCGAGGTCGTTTCGAACTCCTTTCTCAGCGAACGGCCCGGCGTGGACCAGGCGTACGTGGACCGGGTCAACGAGCAGTTCGACCTCTTCGTGGTGCCGCTGGCCAATGCGTTCCGACTGAGTTTCCTGGAGAACCTCAAGCGGCTCACCTGGGTGATCGAGAAGCTGCGGATCCCGGTCGTGGTGATCGGCGTCGGTGTCCACGGCGGCGTGGGGAGCCTCGACAACCCGTTCCCGCCGCCGACCGACGAACTGCGCGTGGCGGTGCGCCGGTTCGTACGCGCGGTGCTCGACAAGTCGGCGACGATCGGCGTACGCGGCGAGTTCACCGCTGCCTACCTCGCCGAGCTGGGCTTCGGCGACGACGTGGTCGATGTCGTCGGCTGTCCGTCGCTGTTCCGCTACGGCCCGGACCTGCAGGTCAACAAGCGGGTGGCCGCGCTCACGCGGGAGAGTCGTTTCACGATCAACATCTCGCCGTACGTGAGGCTGATGGACGAGGTCGGGACCCGGCACGCCAAGCGCTACCCGAACATGGTCTACCTGCCGCAGGGCGAGGAGGTCCTTGAGCTGCTGCTGTGGGGTACCCACCCGGAGAAGGTCCGGTCGAAACTGCCGCACCACACCGGCCACCAGCTCTACCGGGAGGACCGCATCCGGTTCTTCGTCGACACCTGGACCTGGATGCGCTACCTCGCCGAGCAGGAGTTCTCCTTCGGCACCCGGATCCACGGCAACATCGTGGCGCTGTCCGCCGGCACGCCCGCCTACGTCCTGGCGCACGACAGCCGGACCCTGGAGCTGGCCCGGTACCACGACATCCCGCACAGCCTGGTCCCCGACCTGACTCCGGAGATCGACGCCGCCGATCTCTACGCTCAGGCCGACTACACCGCCTTCAACGCCGGGCATGCGCAGCGTTGGGACCGCTTTGCCAGCTTCCTGGAGCGCAATGGCATCGAGCACGTCTTTCAGCCGGGCAAGGCCGACCCCGGTTACGACGAGCGGTTGGACGCCGTCGGGCTGCCGCCGGCGGTGACTACGCTGATGACCACCGACCCCGAGGCCAGAAAGCGGATCACCGCCCGGGTGGCGGAGCTGTACTCGCTGGGCGGCCTCCCCGCGCTGCGCAAGGCGCACAAGCCGCAGCACCCGTTCCCGCACACCGCTGCGACGTCCGAGGGCAAGGTGCCCGCCGCACGGCGGCCCCTACCGGCCGCGGTGCGGCGCCTGCCGGTACCTGTGCGGTCCGCGCTGCGTCACAGTCGTGCGCTCGCCAATCGGCTTCGCCGCCAGCCCTGA
- a CDS encoding LppU/SCO3897 family protein, translating into MANYGPPGGGPQPWHEPRPGEAYGRGPAPDPQPPHDPGQAHRPGPTYGGGPYQPDDPDHRVRQYGSGYPAGRPGSGYGSWQRGPQHDSGGYDPAGPEYAGNRYGAAGSGYDAQLQDTEVFPAYRDAGTATTAYAGAPEPPPERRRGRGPLLAVLAAVLVLMLGGATAFYLLGQEDEAPNPVAAPTEEPAAPPADGQDEDETPPDEPATTSSTDPRFVRAGQCVRNDAPSGAKPKLLISGCGAKSYEVLQRIDGKTSGEKDAEKKCAKVDGYTNWYFYDSELDSLDFVLCLKQRA; encoded by the coding sequence ATGGCGAACTACGGACCACCGGGCGGCGGCCCGCAGCCGTGGCACGAGCCGCGACCCGGTGAGGCGTACGGTCGCGGCCCGGCGCCCGACCCGCAACCGCCCCACGATCCGGGGCAGGCTCACCGGCCCGGCCCGACCTACGGCGGCGGGCCGTACCAACCCGACGACCCGGACCACCGCGTCCGGCAGTACGGAAGTGGGTATCCCGCGGGTCGGCCTGGATCGGGCTACGGCAGCTGGCAGCGCGGACCGCAGCACGACTCGGGCGGTTATGACCCGGCCGGGCCGGAGTACGCCGGCAACCGCTACGGTGCCGCCGGGTCGGGATACGACGCGCAGCTCCAGGACACCGAGGTCTTCCCGGCCTACCGGGACGCAGGCACGGCCACGACGGCGTACGCCGGAGCGCCCGAGCCGCCGCCGGAGCGCCGGCGCGGTCGAGGGCCGCTGCTCGCGGTGCTGGCGGCCGTGCTGGTGCTGATGCTCGGCGGCGCGACGGCCTTCTACCTGCTCGGGCAGGAAGACGAGGCGCCGAACCCGGTGGCCGCCCCGACCGAGGAACCGGCGGCGCCGCCCGCCGACGGGCAGGACGAGGACGAGACCCCGCCCGACGAGCCGGCCACCACGTCCTCCACCGACCCCCGCTTCGTGCGGGCCGGGCAGTGCGTCCGCAACGACGCACCGTCCGGCGCCAAGCCCAAGCTGCTGATCAGCGGCTGCGGGGCGAAGTCGTACGAGGTGTTGCAGCGCATCGACGGCAAGACCAGCGGCGAGAAGGACGCCGAGAAGAAGTGTGCCAAGGTCGACGGCTACACCAACTGGTACTTCTACGACAGCGAGCTGGACTCCCTCGACTTCGTGCTCTGCCTCAAGCAACGTGCCTGA
- a CDS encoding fructosamine kinase family protein, with translation MDLAYLRAHPEHLPTFLTHQRIRETPVPGGNICTASRLTLDDGHSVFAKTWPQEAGRPVPESFFATEATGLRWLREAGAVAVPEVLVTLPDLLALEWIDPGEPSAAVAERFGRELAALHRAGAPAFGARWPGFIGALPADNTPDDGPWAQWFAQARLLPYLRRSVDNGALRETDVALVEQVVARIDEFGGDEPPARIHGDLWPGNLLWGDDGRIWLVDPAAHGGHRETDLAQLALFGGPPYHERILAAYQESWPLAGGWPARMPLHQLHLLLVHTANFGAAYRDSVTRSARDALSGVGRATVDG, from the coding sequence ATGGACCTGGCGTATCTGCGGGCGCATCCGGAGCACCTGCCGACCTTCCTGACCCACCAGCGGATCCGGGAGACGCCGGTGCCCGGCGGCAACATCTGCACGGCGTCCCGGCTGACCCTGGACGACGGCCATTCGGTGTTCGCGAAGACCTGGCCGCAGGAGGCGGGGCGGCCCGTGCCGGAAAGCTTCTTCGCGACCGAGGCGACCGGGCTGCGGTGGCTGCGCGAGGCCGGCGCGGTGGCCGTACCGGAGGTGCTGGTGACGCTGCCCGACCTGCTCGCGCTGGAGTGGATCGATCCGGGCGAGCCGAGCGCGGCGGTCGCCGAGCGCTTCGGCCGGGAGTTGGCGGCCCTGCACCGGGCCGGCGCGCCGGCGTTCGGCGCACGGTGGCCGGGGTTCATCGGGGCGCTGCCGGCGGACAACACCCCCGACGACGGTCCCTGGGCGCAGTGGTTCGCCCAGGCGAGGTTGCTGCCGTACCTGCGCCGGTCGGTCGACAACGGCGCCCTGCGCGAGACCGACGTCGCCCTGGTCGAGCAGGTCGTGGCCCGGATCGACGAGTTCGGTGGCGACGAGCCGCCCGCCCGGATCCACGGCGACCTCTGGCCGGGCAACCTGCTGTGGGGCGACGACGGTCGGATCTGGCTGGTCGATCCGGCGGCGCACGGTGGGCACCGGGAGACCGACCTGGCGCAGTTGGCGCTCTTCGGCGGTCCGCCGTATCACGAGCGGATCCTGGCGGCCTATCAGGAAAGCTGGCCGCTGGCCGGCGGCTGGCCGGCTCGGATGCCACTGCACCAGTTGCATCTGCTGCTCGTGCACACCGCCAACTTCGGCGCGGCCTACCGCGATTCGGTAACCAGGAGCGCCCGGGACGCCCTGAGCGGGGTCGGCCGCGCTACCGTCGACGGGTGA
- the moaA gene encoding GTP 3',8-cyclase MoaA: protein MTFAPPTGGVLADRYGRVARDLRVSLTDKCNLRCTYCMPADGLPWLAGPQLLTDDEVIRLIRVAVCRLGVDEVRFTGGEPLIRPGLVGIVAAVAALDPRPRISLTTNGIGLERLAPALRAAGLDRVNVSLDTLDRERFTRLTRRDRLPDVLAGLVGAADAGLTPVKVNAVLMRGVNDDEAPALLRFALDHGYELRFIEQMPLDAQHGWDRAAMVTAEEILATLRAAFDLSPDPAERGAAPAETWLVCGGPARVGVIGTVTRPFCGDCDRTRLTADGQIRNCLFATEESDLRGALRAGADDEELARRWQAATLGKRAGHGIDDPSFLQPSRPMSAIGG, encoded by the coding sequence GTGACCTTCGCCCCGCCGACCGGCGGCGTCCTCGCCGACCGGTACGGCCGCGTCGCCCGGGACCTGCGGGTGTCCCTGACCGACAAGTGCAACCTGCGTTGCACCTACTGCATGCCCGCCGACGGACTGCCCTGGCTGGCCGGGCCGCAACTGCTGACCGACGACGAGGTGATCCGGCTGATCCGGGTCGCGGTGTGCCGGCTCGGGGTGGACGAGGTGCGGTTCACCGGGGGTGAGCCGCTCATCCGTCCCGGCCTGGTCGGCATCGTGGCGGCCGTCGCCGCGCTGGACCCGCGCCCCCGGATCTCGTTGACCACCAACGGCATCGGCCTGGAGCGCCTCGCCCCGGCGTTGCGCGCCGCCGGTCTCGACCGGGTCAACGTCTCGCTGGACACGCTGGACCGCGAGCGTTTCACCCGGCTCACCCGACGCGACCGGCTGCCCGACGTGCTGGCCGGCCTGGTCGGTGCGGCCGACGCCGGCCTCACCCCGGTCAAGGTCAACGCCGTGCTGATGCGCGGCGTCAACGACGACGAGGCACCGGCGCTGCTCCGCTTCGCCCTCGACCACGGCTACGAGCTGCGGTTCATCGAGCAGATGCCGCTGGACGCCCAACACGGGTGGGACCGGGCCGCCATGGTGACCGCCGAGGAGATCCTGGCCACACTGCGGGCCGCGTTCGACCTGAGCCCGGACCCGGCCGAACGCGGCGCGGCGCCCGCCGAGACCTGGCTGGTCTGCGGCGGCCCGGCCCGCGTGGGGGTGATCGGCACGGTCACCCGGCCCTTCTGCGGCGACTGCGACCGGACCCGGCTCACCGCCGACGGTCAGATCCGCAACTGCCTGTTCGCCACCGAGGAGTCGGACCTGCGCGGCGCGTTGCGGGCCGGGGCCGACGACGAGGAGCTGGCCCGGCGCTGGCAGGCGGCGACGCTGGGCAAGCGGGCCGGGCACGGCATCGACGATCCGTCCTTCCTGCAACCGTCCCGGCCGATGTCCGCCATCGGAGGTTGA
- a CDS encoding AAA family ATPase: protein MDPVRNPYAPGAGQRPPELAGRGRELDVFDIVLERIARGRPERSLMLTGLRGVGKTVLLNTLRSQAISRLWGSGKIEARPDQSLRRPIAAALHMAVRELAPRHRAPDRIDAFLGVLKAFAQRGAPTGRGGAAPKLRDRWQPGIDVPAVSGRADSGDIEIDLVELLTDAASVASDVGTGVAVFIDEMQDVGPEDVSALCAACHELSQLGAPLIVVGAGLPHLPAVLSAAKSYSERLFRYQRIDRLDRIAADRALCAPAEREDVEYEAKALDLLYEKSGGYPYFVQAYGKATWDHAPRSPITPADVRVAAPEAEAELAVGFFGSRFERATPAEREYMRAMATLSLVEGETDGGRRDDMDAAVPTAEIARALGRKPASLSPARDALIKKGLIYSGERGTVAFTVPHFGRYLRTQPA from the coding sequence GTGGATCCGGTCCGCAACCCGTACGCACCGGGCGCCGGCCAGCGCCCGCCCGAACTCGCCGGGCGGGGGCGGGAGCTGGACGTCTTCGACATCGTGCTGGAACGCATCGCGCGGGGCCGACCGGAGCGCAGCCTGATGCTCACCGGGCTGCGTGGGGTCGGCAAGACCGTCCTGCTCAACACCCTGCGATCCCAGGCGATCAGCCGGCTCTGGGGCAGCGGCAAGATCGAGGCGAGACCGGATCAGTCGCTGCGCCGGCCGATCGCCGCCGCCCTGCACATGGCCGTCCGGGAACTCGCGCCGCGGCACCGGGCACCGGACCGGATCGACGCCTTCCTCGGGGTGCTCAAGGCCTTCGCCCAACGGGGCGCACCGACCGGTCGCGGCGGTGCCGCACCGAAGCTGCGTGACCGGTGGCAACCCGGCATCGACGTGCCGGCGGTCAGCGGGCGGGCGGACTCCGGCGACATCGAGATCGATCTGGTGGAGTTGCTCACCGACGCCGCCTCGGTCGCCAGCGACGTCGGCACCGGCGTCGCCGTCTTCATCGACGAGATGCAGGACGTCGGCCCGGAGGACGTCTCCGCGCTCTGCGCCGCGTGCCACGAGTTGTCCCAGCTCGGCGCGCCACTGATCGTGGTCGGTGCGGGGCTGCCGCATCTGCCGGCGGTGCTGAGCGCGGCCAAGTCGTACTCCGAGCGGCTGTTCCGCTACCAGCGCATCGACCGGCTCGACCGGATCGCCGCCGACCGCGCCCTCTGCGCCCCCGCCGAGCGGGAGGACGTGGAGTACGAGGCGAAGGCCCTCGACCTGCTCTACGAGAAGTCGGGCGGGTACCCGTACTTCGTCCAGGCGTACGGGAAGGCGACCTGGGATCACGCGCCCCGATCGCCGATCACCCCGGCCGACGTCCGGGTCGCCGCGCCGGAGGCCGAGGCGGAGTTGGCCGTCGGCTTCTTCGGCTCCCGCTTCGAGCGGGCCACCCCCGCCGAGCGGGAGTACATGCGGGCGATGGCGACGCTGTCCCTGGTCGAAGGGGAGACCGACGGTGGCCGCCGGGACGACATGGATGCCGCGGTGCCGACCGCGGAGATCGCCCGTGCCCTCGGCCGCAAGCCCGCCAGCCTCTCCCCGGCCCGCGACGCCCTGATCAAGAAGGGCCTGATCTACTCCGGCGAGCGCGGCACGGTCGCCTTCACCGTCCCGCACTTCGGCCGCTACCTGCGCACCCAACCCGCCTGA
- a CDS encoding MoaD/ThiS family protein → MTTVTVRYFAGARAAAGRAEETSSAGRSLDELLTELAERHGERMVPVLAVSSFLVDGVTCHDRRQPLPAGTTIDVLPPFAGG, encoded by the coding sequence ATGACCACCGTCACCGTCCGCTACTTCGCCGGGGCGCGGGCCGCCGCCGGCCGGGCCGAGGAGACCTCCTCCGCCGGGCGGTCGCTGGACGAGCTGCTGACGGAGCTGGCCGAGCGGCACGGTGAGCGGATGGTGCCCGTGTTGGCGGTGTCGAGTTTCCTGGTCGACGGCGTGACCTGTCATGATCGGCGGCAGCCGCTGCCGGCCGGGACGACGATCGACGTCCTGCCTCCCTTCGCCGGTGGCTGA